A part of Astatotilapia calliptera chromosome 15, fAstCal1.2, whole genome shotgun sequence genomic DNA contains:
- the LOC113006718 gene encoding macoilin-1 produces MKKRYVDANRLRKMKKLKITEKLSESAYTFLKFMVMWTLVLLADFILEFRLEYLWPCWLFFGSVYTTFHCHGLVICVVFVCAAFTLDIFCLIFVPLHWLFFVASTYVLFNYIWHTEKGICISTVSLWILLVYTEASLRLKDLKTSHANLSHLFAAHCIGYPVVYLGFDATCYFTNIFKLRIQKAVQSENDFHMHLLQHSLPPGLQVYPKTGTDGSSTSKWKVKPESSQYQCQNGAVLAQDEAHTVDCLQIRSEERATEKGSQEVRSAEPNRRPPSSSSSSSKPSVGESKDLLHSSTGGPESSTTPENLPQEEHGSKATRAAKNSSPKVRRSSSNTPSPPAGRTEKKHRSSSKTVSPNRDAAEKSATAAQSYHTEQTSKLEQELRRLKSELQSSRQTEQELRSHICNLTNSERSLRPEVSLLRQSNMLLQSKILCLTKNKQRDKQTCVMLEKKTRAEAEARLSAEKQLAELQAQKLEEAASTARSLTNRQEHCETQMLRKKVKELETEYKQLQLEYQVKDSRVVDLESDVEALGKYRCVEKETDMLLSTLSAMQEKAQHLEYNLSAETRIKLDLFSALGDARRQLEIAQDKVMKQDREISEMKKKIAEVMAVSPGMSYMAPRPHVPQNLTKLLNSERYVLNPRALMYQCLKK; encoded by the exons ATGAAGAAACGTTATGTGGACGCGAACAGGCTACGGAagatgaaaaagctgaaaatcacGGAGAAGCTGTCTGAAAG CGCGTACACCTTCCTGAAGTTTATGGTGATGTGGACACTGGTGCTGCTGGCAGACTTCATCCTTGAATTCAGACTGGAGTACCTGTGGCCGTGCTGGCTCTTCTTTGGGAGCGTGTACACCACTTTCCACTGCCATGGGCTG gttatttgtgttgtttttgtttgcgcTGCCTTCACTCTGGACatcttttgtttaatttttgttcCTTTGCACTGGCTGTTCTTTGTGGCGAGCACCTATGTGTTATTCAATTACATATGGCACACAG AGAAGGGCATCTGTATATCAACTGTGTCTCTGTGGATCCTGCTCGTGTACACAGAGGCTTCACTTCGACTCAAAGACCTTAAAACCTCACATGCCAACCTGTCCCATCTTTTTGCCGCTCACTG TATTGGATATCCTGTAGTTTATCTGGGGTTTGATGCCACCTGCTACTTCACCAACATCTTTAAGCTGCGCATACAGAAAGCAGTGCAGAGTGAGAATGACTTCCACATGCACCTCCTTCAGCACTCGCTCCCCCCaggcctgcaggtttatcccAAGACAGGCAcagatggcagcagca CCTCCAAATGGAAAGTCAAGCCTGAGTCGAGTCAGTATCAGTGTCAGAACGGTGCTGTGCTGGCCCAAGATGAGGCACACACCGTGGACTGCCTCCAGATCCGCAGTGAGGAGAGAGCAACAGAGAAAGGGTCACAGGAGGTGAGGTCAGCCGAACCAAACCGCCGGCCACCATCGTCATCGTCGTCATCATCCAAACCCAGTGTGGGTGAGTCCAAAGATCTGCTgcacagcagcacaggaggaCCGGAATCATCAACAACTCCAGAAAATCTACCTCAAGAGGAGCACGGGAGCAAAGCAACGCGAGCAGCTAAGAACTCCTCACCAAAAGTCAGAAGAAGCAGCTCAAATACTCCTTCACCTCCTGCGGGAAGGACTGAGAAGAAACACAGGTCTAGCTCCAAAACAGTCAGCCCCAACAGGGATGCAGCAGAAAAGAGTGCCACAGCAGCTCAGAGTTACCACACTGAACAGACAAGCAA GCTGGAGCAGGAGCTGAGGAGGCTGAAGAGTGAGCTGCAGTCGAGCAGGCAGACCGAACAGGAGCTTCGAAGTCACATCTGCAACCTGACCAACAGCGAGAGGAGCCTTAGACCAGAGGTTTCCCTGCTCAGACAGTCCAACATGCTTCTCCAGAGCAA GATTCTGTGCCTAACTAAAAACAAGCAGAGGGACAAGCAGACTTGTGTGATGCTGGAGAAGAAGACcagagcagaggcagaggcCAGACTCTCTGCTGAGAAGCAGTTGGCTGAGCTTCAGGCTCAAAAACTGGAGGAGGCGGCGAGCACAGCACGGAGTCTAACAAACAG GCAGGAACACTGTGAAACCCAAATGTTAAGGAAAAAGGTTAAAGAGCTAGAGACAGAGTACAAACAACTACAACTGGAGTATCAAGTGAAAGACAGTCGTGTGGTAGATCTAGAGAGTGATGTTGAG GCTTTGGGAAAGTACCGCTGTGTGGAAAAAGAGACAGATATGCTGCTGTCCACTTTGTCAGCCATGCAGGAAAAGGCTCAACATCTGGAGTACAACCTGAGCGCTGAGACTCGCATCAAACTGGACCTCTTCTCTGCGCTGGGAGATGCCCGCAGACAGCTAGAAATCGCCCAAG ATAAGGTGATGAAGCAGGACAGGGAGATAAgtgagatgaagaagaagattgCCGAGGTGATGGCGGTGAGCCCCGGCATGTCCTACATGGCGCCCCGGCCCCACGTGCCACAGAATCTCACCAAGTTGCTCAACTCCGAGCGCTACGTGTTGAATCCACGAGCATTGATGTACCAGTGTTTGAAGAAATAG
- the LOC113037550 gene encoding LOW QUALITY PROTEIN: cysteine-rich venom protein-like (The sequence of the model RefSeq protein was modified relative to this genomic sequence to represent the inferred CDS: substituted 1 base at 1 genomic stop codon), producing MLGYKIKSNREQYPSWRRKLEAKIKSLTVLDXTMTFYTFLLLCALGLTAVLQVPGTLGVMTTTTEKNEIVNKHNTLRGNVQPTASNMLKMNWNNESEATAQRWANTCSMKHSPASDRVISTSGCGENLYMSSFQNTWSNAIQSWYDEVKDFSYGVGSINGGVVGHYTQVVWYRSNQIGCAMAYCPNSAYKYFYVCHYCPPGNYQLTQPYKKGPSCGDCPNACENNLCTNPCPFSDKYSNCPQLKQQWGCNNPTVASWCPASCKCTNQII from the exons atgcttggctacaagatTAAAAGCAACAGGGAGCAGTACCCTTCATGGAGAAGGAAACTAGAGGCCAAGATCAAG TCATTGACAGTCTTAGATTAAACAATGACGTTTTACACTTTTCTTCTGCTGTGCGCTCTGGGCCTCACTGCAGTCCTTCAGGTGCCTGGCACCTTGGGGGTAA TGACCACTACGACTGAGAAGAATGAGATTGTGAACAAGCACAATACTCTGAGGGGGAATGTTCAGCCTACTGCGAGCAACATGTTGAAGATG AACTGGAACAATGAGTCTGAAGCCACTGCTCAGAGATGGGCTAACACCTGCTCCATGAAGCATAGTCCTGCCAGCGACAGAGTGATCAGCA CCAGCGGCTGTGGGGAAAATCTGTACATGTCCAGCTTTCAGAACACCTGGAGCAACGCAATCCAGTCCTGGTATGACGAGGTGAAGGACTTCAGCTATGGCGTGGGATCTATCAATGGAGGAGTGGTGGGACACTACACACAG gttgTTTGGTACAGGTCTAATCAGATCGGCTGTGCTATGGCCTACTGTCCCAACTCTGCTTACAAGTACTTCTACGTCTGCCATTACTGCCCACC TGGAAACTACCAGTTAACCCAACCCTACAAGAAAGGACCCTCCTGCGGTGACTGTCCCAACGCCTGTGAAAACAACCTGTGCA CCAACCCCTGTCCCTTCTCTGATAAGTACAGTAACTGTCCCCAGCTGAAGCAGCAGTGGGGCTGCAACAACCCAACTGTTGCCTCTTGGTGCCCCGCCTCCTGTAAATGCACCAATCAGATTATCTAA